A genome region from Acidobacteriota bacterium includes the following:
- a CDS encoding NAD(P)-dependent oxidoreductase — protein MANLGFVGLGTMGGQMVKRLLDHGHVVTGYNRTRSKAGWLIDAGMKWADSPREAAQAGDVIFSMVTDTRALKAITDGPDGILSALGPGKTYIDISTVSPAVSREVAARVAETGAVMLDAPVSGSVITLQEGKLSLMVGGPTDAFDRVKPILQDIGPKVTHVGDNGLAVCMKIAVNLSLAVQMLAFSEAVLLAEKSGIPRATAVDVLTNSAIASPMVKYRGPFVLALPPEAWFNCDMMQKDLNLAIEMGQRLGVPLPTTAVSNAFLSAARGMGLRAEDFAVMFDVLASMSGVSR, from the coding sequence ATGGCAAATCTCGGCTTTGTAGGTCTGGGCACGATGGGCGGCCAGATGGTCAAGCGGCTGCTCGACCACGGGCACGTGGTCACCGGCTACAACCGCACGCGCTCGAAGGCCGGCTGGCTGATCGACGCGGGGATGAAGTGGGCTGACTCCCCGCGCGAGGCCGCGCAGGCCGGGGACGTGATTTTCAGCATGGTGACGGACACCAGGGCGCTGAAAGCCATCACCGACGGGCCCGACGGCATCCTGTCGGCGCTCGGGCCGGGCAAGACCTACATCGATATCAGCACCGTCAGCCCGGCGGTCAGCCGCGAGGTGGCGGCCCGGGTCGCAGAGACCGGCGCGGTCATGCTCGACGCGCCCGTGTCGGGCAGCGTCATCACGCTGCAGGAGGGCAAGCTGTCGCTGATGGTGGGCGGGCCGACGGACGCGTTCGACCGCGTGAAGCCGATCCTGCAGGACATCGGCCCCAAGGTGACGCACGTCGGCGACAACGGCCTGGCCGTCTGCATGAAGATCGCCGTCAACCTGAGTCTTGCGGTCCAGATGCTCGCGTTCAGCGAAGCCGTGCTGCTCGCCGAGAAGAGCGGCATCCCGCGCGCGACCGCGGTCGACGTCCTGACCAACAGCGCGATCGCCTCACCGATGGTGAAGTACCGCGGCCCGTTCGTGCTCGCCCTGCCGCCGGAAGCCTGGTTCAACTGCGACATGATGCAGAAGGATCTGAACCTCGCGATCGAGATGGGGCAGCGTCTGGGCGTGCCGCTGCCCACCACCGCCGTGAGCAACGCGTTTCTCTCCGCCGCGCGCGGGATGGGGCTCAGGGCCGAGGACTTCGCGGTGATGTTCGACGTGCTGGCGTCGATGTCCGGGGTGTCCCGATGA
- a CDS encoding thiamine pyrophosphate-dependent dehydrogenase E1 component subunit alpha → MSTVVRKAGVEPAVTAARWLEMYAQMVQIRAFEEKVNDLYTSAIMPGLAHLYTGQEAVAVGVCQALRRDDYVTSTHRGHGHCLAKGASPDRMFAELLGKEAGYCAGKGGSMHIADPDTGNLGANAIVGGSTGIATGAAFSARWLKTGRVSVCFFGEGALGQGVLYEVMNIAQLWSLPVIYVCENNQYNEYTHFTETTAGDILARAAAFGLARERVDGQEVAAVFAAASRLVERARQGAGPGFLLCETYRYHGHHVGDISRSYYRSKEEEQDWAANRDPIARFGDWLRGQGLADAAALGELRARVTAEIDAAAQFALNAPYPDPSQVERHVYA, encoded by the coding sequence ATGAGCACGGTCGTCCGGAAGGCGGGCGTCGAGCCGGCGGTGACCGCGGCCCGCTGGCTGGAGATGTACGCGCAGATGGTCCAGATCCGCGCGTTCGAGGAGAAGGTCAACGACCTCTACACGAGCGCGATCATGCCCGGGCTCGCGCATCTCTACACCGGGCAGGAAGCGGTCGCGGTGGGCGTCTGCCAGGCCCTGCGCCGCGACGACTACGTGACCAGCACGCACCGCGGCCACGGCCACTGCCTGGCCAAGGGGGCCTCGCCGGATCGGATGTTCGCGGAGCTGCTCGGCAAGGAAGCCGGGTACTGCGCGGGCAAGGGGGGCTCGATGCACATCGCCGACCCCGACACCGGCAACCTCGGCGCCAACGCGATCGTCGGCGGCAGCACCGGCATCGCGACCGGCGCGGCGTTCAGCGCGCGCTGGCTGAAGACCGGCCGCGTCTCCGTCTGTTTCTTCGGCGAGGGGGCGCTCGGCCAGGGCGTGCTGTACGAAGTGATGAACATCGCGCAGCTCTGGAGCCTGCCGGTCATCTACGTCTGCGAGAACAACCAGTACAACGAGTACACGCATTTCACCGAGACGACCGCGGGGGACATCCTCGCGCGCGCCGCCGCGTTCGGCCTGGCGCGCGAGCGCGTCGACGGGCAGGAGGTCGCCGCGGTGTTCGCCGCCGCCTCACGGCTCGTCGAGCGGGCGCGGCAGGGGGCGGGCCCCGGCTTCCTGCTCTGCGAGACGTACCGGTATCACGGCCACCACGTCGGCGACATCAGCCGCTCGTACTATCGCAGCAAGGAGGAGGAACAGGACTGGGCCGCCAACCGCGATCCGATCGCGCGTTTCGGCGACTGGCTGCGCGGCCAGGGGCTGGCCGACGCGGCCGCGCTCGGCGAACTGCGCGCGCGCGTCACCGCCGAGATCGACGCCGCGGCACAGTTCGCGCTGAACGCGCCGTACCCCGATCCCTCGCAGGTGGAACGCCATGTCTACGCGTGA
- a CDS encoding alpha-ketoacid dehydrogenase subunit beta yields the protein MSTREAAGGARELTFAAAIREALAEEMRRDDRVVILGEDVAEAGTPFKVLSGLAEEFGTSRVIDTPISEAGFTGIGVGAAMTGMRPFIDIMFGDFLTLTMDQMVNQAAKIHYMSGGRWKVPMVLRTTLGATRRSAAQHSQSLHAWYSHIPGLKVVLPSTPYDAKGLLKAAIRDDNPVVFFEDKMMYKLSGPVPNEDYTIPLGVADIKRTGTDITLIATSSMVQVALAAAQRLDQAGISAEVVDPRTTLPLDRATIVESVRKTSRAIVIDEGYEQCGITAEIASVIADEAFYHLDAPVKRMGAMNVPVPFSPPLEDVTVPTPQTVFDQARALCGKA from the coding sequence ATGTCTACGCGTGAGGCGGCCGGCGGCGCGCGCGAGCTGACGTTTGCCGCGGCGATCCGCGAGGCGCTCGCCGAGGAAATGCGGCGCGATGATCGCGTGGTCATTCTCGGCGAGGACGTCGCGGAGGCCGGCACCCCCTTCAAGGTGCTGTCCGGCCTTGCCGAGGAATTCGGCACGAGCCGCGTCATCGACACGCCGATCTCCGAAGCCGGGTTCACGGGGATTGGCGTCGGCGCCGCGATGACCGGCATGCGCCCGTTCATCGACATCATGTTCGGCGACTTTCTGACGCTCACCATGGACCAGATGGTGAACCAGGCGGCCAAGATCCACTACATGTCCGGCGGCAGGTGGAAGGTCCCCATGGTGCTGCGGACGACGCTCGGCGCGACGCGCCGCTCGGCCGCGCAGCACTCCCAGTCGCTGCACGCGTGGTACAGCCATATTCCGGGCCTCAAGGTGGTGCTGCCCTCGACCCCGTACGACGCCAAGGGCCTTCTCAAGGCCGCCATCCGCGACGACAACCCGGTCGTCTTCTTCGAAGACAAGATGATGTACAAGCTCTCGGGGCCGGTGCCGAACGAGGACTACACGATCCCGCTCGGCGTCGCCGACATCAAGCGCACCGGCACCGACATCACCCTGATTGCGACGAGCAGCATGGTGCAGGTGGCGCTGGCCGCCGCGCAGCGCCTCGACCAGGCGGGCATCAGCGCCGAGGTCGTGGATCCCCGGACGACGCTGCCGCTCGACCGGGCGACGATCGTCGAGTCGGTCCGGAAGACGTCGCGCGCGATCGTCATCGACGAGGGGTACGAGCAGTGCGGCATCACGGCGGAGATCGCCTCGGTCATCGCCGACGAAGCGTTCTATCACCTGGACGCGCCGGTGAAGCGGATGGGCGCGATGAACGTGCCGGTGCCGTTCTCGCCGCCGCTCGAGGATGTGACGGTCCCCACGCCGCAGACGGTGTTTGACCAGGCCCGCGCCCTGTGCGGCAAGGCCTGA
- a CDS encoding aminopeptidase P family protein codes for MALKTYGTMAVDWEQRVDFDRLRRERLARARAEMDRTALGSLLCFDMNNVRYITATHIGTWAQDKANRFTLLPRGHEPILWDFGSAARHHQLHCPWLGERSRPGISLLRGAMSPEMGRAEDVARKIRIELESRGLHKEPVGIDIIEPPVLFALQKEGLTVVDGQQVLSDARVIKTQDEITLLNMAAMMVDAAYDELYRAMKPGMRENEAVGLVSKVLYDLGSEYVEAVNAISGERCNPHPHVFSDRVLRPGDPVYYDILHSYMGYRTCYYRCFSVGFGSRAMVDAYKRCRDYLDAAIELIRPGRTTAEVAAVWPRAQDFGFASEEAAFALQYGHGVGLAIWEKPVISRLVSLEHPYELKPGMVFALETFWPSTDGWSAARIEEEIVVTEAGHEVITRFPAEKLLVAGAHYVTVDGPLPATREVEVAPSADVKALIDAGARTERVGV; via the coding sequence ATGGCGCTCAAGACCTACGGCACGATGGCGGTGGACTGGGAGCAGCGCGTCGATTTCGACCGGCTCCGCCGCGAACGGCTGGCGCGCGCGCGCGCCGAGATGGACAGGACGGCGCTGGGCTCGCTGCTCTGCTTCGACATGAACAACGTGCGGTACATCACCGCGACGCACATCGGCACGTGGGCGCAGGACAAGGCGAACCGCTTCACGCTGTTGCCCCGCGGCCACGAACCGATCCTCTGGGACTTCGGGTCGGCGGCGCGGCACCACCAGCTCCACTGCCCGTGGCTCGGCGAGCGCTCGCGCCCGGGAATCTCGCTGCTGCGCGGCGCGATGTCCCCCGAGATGGGACGCGCCGAGGACGTCGCGCGCAAGATCCGGATCGAGCTGGAGTCGCGCGGCCTGCACAAAGAGCCGGTCGGCATCGACATCATCGAGCCGCCGGTGCTCTTCGCGCTGCAGAAGGAAGGGCTCACCGTCGTGGACGGCCAGCAGGTCCTGTCCGACGCGCGCGTGATCAAGACGCAGGACGAGATCACGCTGCTGAACATGGCGGCGATGATGGTCGACGCGGCGTACGACGAACTGTACCGCGCGATGAAACCCGGGATGCGCGAGAACGAGGCGGTCGGCCTCGTCTCCAAGGTCCTGTACGACCTCGGATCGGAGTACGTCGAGGCCGTGAACGCGATCTCCGGCGAGCGCTGCAACCCGCATCCGCACGTGTTCTCGGATCGCGTGCTGCGTCCGGGCGACCCCGTGTACTACGACATCCTGCACTCGTACATGGGCTATCGCACGTGCTACTACCGCTGCTTCTCCGTGGGATTCGGATCGCGCGCGATGGTGGACGCCTACAAGCGGTGCCGCGATTACCTCGACGCCGCCATCGAGCTGATCCGCCCCGGCCGCACCACCGCCGAGGTGGCCGCGGTCTGGCCGCGCGCGCAGGATTTCGGGTTCGCCAGCGAGGAGGCCGCCTTCGCGCTGCAGTACGGCCACGGCGTCGGCCTGGCCATCTGGGAGAAGCCCGTCATCAGCCGGCTCGTGTCGCTCGAACATCCGTACGAGTTGAAGCCGGGGATGGTCTTCGCGCTCGAGACATTCTGGCCGTCGACCGACGGCTGGAGCGCCGCCCGCATCGAGGAAGAAATCGTCGTGACCGAAGCGGGGCACGAGGTGATCACGCGCTTCCCCGCCGAGAAGCTGCTCGTGGCCGGCGCGCACTACGTCACGGTTGACGGGCCGCTGCCCGCCACGCGCGAGGTCGAGGTGGCACCGAGCGCGGACGTGAAGGCGTTGATTGACGCGGGCGCGAGGACGGAACGCGTGGGGGTCTGA
- a CDS encoding 2-oxo acid dehydrogenase subunit E2, whose amino-acid sequence MAVHVVMPALEMAQETGKLVAWRKQEGESVRKGELLMEVETDKAVVEIEASADGVLAGVRAREGDVVAVGQTIAWIVAPGEQPPAETQPARTGRETVHHQAADMPPPSRAAADAGARPLMSPKARRLAAERGVAVEAGSGPGGAVLAADLAGSAAASASAGALPATWRVMAERMAASWSTVPHFFVARDVDAGSLAALRARLNTTAGAPREITVTDLLVALVARALRRHPGINASWMDGAVQAHAQVNIGVAIGVDNGVVAPVIRDADRLDVAALAERRGQLVDRARAGRLQPSDLTGGTFTISNLGMYEVDAFSAIVNAPQAAILAVGRIADRVVAREGRPAVRPMMSVTLSSDHRVIDGVRAAAFLADLARLIEDAEGSLS is encoded by the coding sequence ATGGCCGTACACGTCGTGATGCCTGCCCTCGAGATGGCGCAGGAAACGGGCAAGCTCGTCGCGTGGCGGAAGCAGGAAGGCGAGTCCGTCCGCAAAGGCGAGCTGCTGATGGAAGTCGAAACCGACAAGGCCGTCGTCGAGATCGAGGCGTCGGCGGACGGCGTGCTCGCCGGCGTTCGCGCCCGCGAAGGGGACGTCGTCGCCGTGGGCCAGACGATCGCCTGGATCGTCGCGCCGGGCGAGCAGCCACCCGCCGAGACCCAGCCGGCCCGGACGGGACGCGAGACCGTCCACCATCAGGCGGCGGACATGCCACCGCCCTCGCGCGCGGCGGCGGACGCAGGCGCGCGGCCGTTGATGTCACCCAAGGCACGCCGGCTGGCGGCCGAGCGCGGCGTCGCGGTGGAGGCAGGCTCCGGACCCGGGGGCGCCGTCCTCGCGGCGGACCTCGCGGGATCGGCCGCGGCATCGGCGTCGGCCGGGGCGCTGCCCGCGACGTGGCGCGTGATGGCGGAGCGCATGGCCGCGTCGTGGTCCACCGTGCCGCACTTCTTCGTCGCCCGCGATGTCGATGCGGGTTCGCTCGCGGCCCTGCGCGCGCGCCTCAACACGACCGCCGGCGCGCCCCGCGAGATCACCGTCACCGATCTGCTCGTGGCGCTCGTCGCGCGGGCGCTCCGGAGGCATCCGGGCATCAACGCGAGCTGGATGGACGGCGCCGTCCAGGCACACGCGCAGGTCAACATCGGTGTCGCGATTGGCGTTGACAACGGCGTGGTCGCCCCGGTCATCCGTGACGCCGACCGCCTGGACGTTGCCGCCCTCGCCGAGCGCCGCGGCCAGCTCGTCGATCGCGCGCGCGCCGGCCGCCTGCAGCCGTCCGATCTCACCGGCGGAACCTTCACCATCAGCAATCTGGGCATGTACGAGGTCGATGCCTTCAGCGCGATCGTCAACGCGCCGCAGGCCGCGATCCTCGCGGTCGGGCGGATCGCCGACCGCGTGGTCGCGCGGGAGGGCCGTCCCGCCGTGCGCCCCATGATGAGCGTCACGCTCTCCTCCGATCATCGCGTGATCGACGGCGTCCGCGCAGCGGCGTTCCTCGCCGACCTCGCGCGCCTGATCGAAGACGCAGAGGGGTCGCTGTCATGA
- a CDS encoding aldehyde dehydrogenase family protein, which yields MSRPDRLRGDSRRPAAASLDRPALGEFHCLIAGRRVTTGQLSHVRSPYDDTLVAVTHRAGPREIEQAIQGAAEAFPITRRLPSWQRSQVLESVSAGIASRAEELARVLALEAGKPMKAARLEVARAAFTFKVASEEARRIYGEIVPLDWLPGSERREAHVRRVPLGPVAGITPFNFPLNLVAHKVAPAVAAGDPVIIRPASQTPVSSLLLADLILEAGWPAGALSVVPSSTADAAPLVEDDRITLLSFTGSPAVGWELKRRAGRKRVTLELGGNAAVIVHSDADLAYAAERIAWGGFSYAGQSCISVQRVFVHAPAYERFRELFLGRVRALKAGDPLAEATDVGPLIDRTAAQRVRAWIDEARGEGARVLAGGTLQGSVLAPTVLEDVRPEMRVACQEVFAPLVGLVRYDEVAAAIASANASDFGLQAGVFTHDERIITAAIEGIDAGGVMVNDVSTFRIDHMPYGGLKLSGFGREGVRYAIEEMTEMKLVTYNHRM from the coding sequence ATGAGTCGCCCCGATCGGCTGCGCGGCGACAGCCGCCGGCCGGCCGCCGCAAGCCTCGACCGTCCGGCGCTGGGCGAGTTCCACTGTCTGATCGCCGGCCGTCGCGTCACGACGGGACAGCTCTCGCACGTGCGCAGCCCCTACGACGACACGCTCGTCGCGGTGACGCACCGCGCGGGACCGCGCGAGATCGAGCAGGCGATCCAGGGCGCCGCCGAGGCGTTCCCGATCACGCGGCGCCTGCCCTCCTGGCAGCGGTCGCAGGTCCTCGAGAGCGTCAGCGCCGGGATCGCCTCGCGCGCCGAGGAGCTGGCGCGCGTCCTGGCCCTCGAGGCGGGCAAGCCGATGAAGGCCGCCCGTCTCGAGGTCGCACGCGCGGCGTTCACCTTCAAGGTGGCGTCCGAGGAGGCGCGGCGGATCTACGGCGAGATCGTCCCGCTCGACTGGCTGCCGGGCAGCGAACGGCGCGAGGCGCACGTGCGGCGCGTGCCCCTCGGGCCCGTGGCGGGCATCACCCCCTTCAATTTCCCGTTGAACCTGGTCGCGCACAAGGTGGCGCCCGCCGTCGCGGCGGGAGATCCCGTCATCATCCGGCCCGCGAGCCAGACGCCGGTCTCCTCCCTGCTGCTGGCCGACCTGATCCTCGAGGCGGGCTGGCCCGCCGGAGCGCTCAGCGTCGTCCCGAGCAGCACCGCCGACGCCGCGCCGCTCGTGGAGGACGACCGCATCACGCTGCTGTCGTTCACGGGCAGCCCCGCCGTCGGGTGGGAGTTGAAGCGCCGCGCCGGGCGCAAGCGCGTGACCCTCGAGCTCGGTGGCAACGCCGCCGTCATTGTCCACAGCGACGCGGACCTCGCCTACGCCGCCGAGCGCATCGCGTGGGGCGGCTTCTCGTACGCCGGGCAGTCGTGCATCTCGGTCCAGCGCGTCTTCGTCCATGCGCCGGCGTACGAGCGTTTCCGCGAGCTGTTTCTCGGGCGCGTCAGGGCGTTGAAGGCGGGCGACCCGCTCGCCGAAGCGACCGACGTCGGCCCGCTCATCGACCGCACCGCCGCCCAACGCGTGCGGGCCTGGATCGACGAGGCGCGTGGTGAAGGCGCGCGCGTGCTCGCGGGGGGAACGCTTCAGGGGTCGGTGCTCGCGCCCACGGTGCTCGAGGACGTGCGGCCGGAGATGCGCGTGGCCTGCCAGGAAGTGTTCGCGCCGCTCGTCGGCCTCGTGCGCTACGACGAGGTGGCGGCGGCGATTGCCTCGGCCAACGCGAGCGACTTCGGGCTGCAGGCGGGCGTGTTCACGCACGACGAGCGGATTATCACCGCCGCGATCGAAGGCATCGACGCCGGCGGCGTGATGGTGAACGACGTCTCCACGTTCCGCATCGACCACATGCCCTACGGCGGACTGAAGCTCTCCGGGTTCGGCCGGGAGGGCGTGCGCTACGCCATCGAAGAAATGACCGAGATGAAGCTCGTGACCTACAACCACCGGATGTAG
- the dctA gene encoding C4-dicarboxylate transporter DctA — MTLGVLLGHFAPATGAAMKPLGDAFIKLIKMIIAPIIFVSVVAGLCKMSNMKEVGRIGVRAAVAFEIVSTVAMIVGLIVGLLARPGAGFNADPASLDAGAVSAYAGRSSAPVGTVDFFLGIIPETVVGAFATGYILQVLFFSILFGLALLRLGEKGRPLVHLIEQLSSAFFAALALIMNLAPIGTFGAMAFAIGRYGIGSLVPMFKVVAAVYLTCFFFVIVFMGLLAWVVGFSIWKYLAYIKEEILLVLATSTSEVALPRLMNKLERAGCKQSVVGLVVPTGYSFNQDGSAIYQTISVMFIAQAMNIHLTWGEILTFLTVLLFSSKGAAGVSGSAFVVLAATLASVGTLPVAGMALLLGIERFMSMARGTTNMICNGAVTIFVAWWDKALDLAELRRALSGGAAWPGAAAEAADVRPAAARAEVERT; from the coding sequence ATGACGCTTGGCGTGTTGCTCGGACACTTTGCCCCGGCCACCGGCGCCGCGATGAAGCCGCTCGGCGACGCCTTCATCAAGCTGATCAAGATGATCATCGCGCCGATCATCTTCGTCTCGGTGGTCGCCGGCCTCTGCAAGATGTCGAACATGAAGGAGGTCGGCCGCATCGGCGTGCGCGCCGCAGTCGCCTTCGAGATCGTGTCCACCGTCGCGATGATCGTCGGGCTCATCGTCGGCCTCCTGGCGCGCCCCGGCGCGGGTTTCAACGCGGATCCCGCCTCGCTCGATGCGGGAGCGGTGTCGGCGTACGCCGGCCGGTCGAGCGCGCCCGTTGGCACCGTCGACTTCTTCCTCGGGATCATCCCCGAGACCGTCGTCGGCGCGTTCGCCACGGGGTACATCCTGCAGGTGCTGTTCTTCTCGATCCTCTTCGGGCTGGCGCTGCTCCGTCTCGGGGAGAAGGGGCGCCCGCTGGTGCATCTCATCGAGCAGCTGTCGTCCGCGTTTTTCGCGGCGCTCGCGCTCATCATGAACCTCGCGCCCATCGGCACGTTCGGAGCGATGGCGTTCGCGATCGGCAGGTACGGCATCGGCTCGCTCGTCCCGATGTTCAAGGTGGTGGCGGCGGTCTATCTCACCTGCTTCTTCTTCGTCATCGTCTTCATGGGGCTCCTCGCCTGGGTCGTGGGCTTCTCCATCTGGAAGTACCTCGCCTACATCAAGGAGGAGATCCTCCTCGTGCTCGCGACCTCCACGTCAGAAGTCGCGCTGCCGCGCCTCATGAACAAGCTCGAACGCGCGGGCTGCAAGCAGAGCGTCGTGGGCCTGGTCGTGCCCACGGGTTACTCGTTCAACCAGGACGGCTCCGCGATCTACCAGACGATCTCCGTGATGTTCATCGCGCAGGCGATGAACATCCACCTGACCTGGGGGGAGATTCTCACGTTCCTCACGGTGCTGCTCTTCAGCTCGAAGGGAGCCGCCGGCGTCTCCGGCTCCGCGTTCGTGGTCCTCGCGGCCACGCTCGCGTCGGTCGGCACGCTGCCGGTCGCCGGCATGGCGCTGCTGCTCGGCATCGAGCGGTTCATGTCGATGGCGCGCGGGACCACGAACATGATCTGCAACGGCGCGGTGACGATCTTCGTCGCGTGGTGGGACAAGGCGCTCGACCTCGCGGAGCTGCGGCGCGCGCTCAGCGGGGGGGCCGCGTGGCCCGGCGCGGCGGCGGAGGCGGCGGACGTCCGCCCGGCGGCGGCGCGTGCCGAGGTGGAGCGCACGTGA
- a CDS encoding ABC transporter substrate-binding protein, with product MRRRAWCLLVACAALAGARPAAQAPAARRLNVVAFSSVPTFPLRVAEARGLFAARGLAVHVEITPNSPALRDGLAAGRYDIAHAAVDNAIAMVETAGTDVVIVLGGDDSMNEVIVQPGIRSIADLKGRSVLVDAPNTAYALQLRKILRAAGVREGDYELKAIGGTPQRMKAMLAESTNAASMLNPPFSIQAVRGGLRSLGTAASLLGAYQGMGAFVRRDWGRANRQTLVDYLSAFVEAQRWLVAPEHKTEAVDLMARALQLDRDVAAETYARGVAALAPDARIDLAGLRSVLELRAEIEGQWGGRAPAPERYVDSTYHDAALAALKAGR from the coding sequence GTGAGGCGGCGCGCCTGGTGCCTGCTCGTCGCGTGCGCGGCGCTGGCCGGGGCACGGCCGGCGGCGCAGGCGCCTGCCGCGCGGCGGCTCAACGTCGTCGCGTTCTCGAGCGTGCCGACCTTTCCGCTGCGCGTCGCCGAGGCGCGCGGCCTGTTCGCCGCCCGCGGCCTCGCGGTGCACGTCGAGATCACGCCGAACTCGCCGGCGCTTCGCGACGGCCTGGCGGCAGGCAGGTACGACATCGCGCACGCCGCCGTCGACAACGCGATCGCGATGGTCGAGACCGCGGGCACGGACGTCGTCATCGTGCTCGGCGGCGACGACTCGATGAACGAGGTCATCGTCCAGCCCGGGATCCGATCGATCGCCGACCTCAAGGGGCGCAGCGTCCTCGTGGATGCGCCGAACACCGCCTACGCGCTGCAGTTGAGGAAGATCCTGCGCGCCGCGGGGGTGCGCGAGGGGGACTACGAGCTGAAGGCGATCGGCGGGACGCCGCAGCGGATGAAGGCGATGCTCGCCGAAAGCACGAACGCCGCGTCGATGCTGAATCCGCCGTTTTCGATCCAGGCGGTGCGCGGCGGGCTCCGCTCGCTGGGGACCGCGGCCAGCCTGCTCGGCGCGTACCAGGGCATGGGCGCGTTCGTCCGCCGCGACTGGGGGCGCGCGAACCGGCAGACGCTGGTCGATTACCTGTCGGCGTTCGTCGAGGCCCAGCGGTGGCTCGTCGCGCCGGAGCACAAGACCGAAGCCGTCGACCTGATGGCGCGTGCGCTGCAGCTCGATCGCGATGTCGCCGCGGAGACCTACGCGCGTGGCGTTGCCGCGCTGGCGCCGGACGCGCGGATTGACCTCGCAGGCCTTCGCAGCGTCCTGGAGCTGCGGGCGGAGATCGAAGGGCAATGGGGCGGGCGCGCGCCCGCGCCGGAGCGGTATGTCGATTCGACGTATCACGACGCGGCGCTCGCGGCGTTGAAGGCCGGCCGCTGA
- a CDS encoding prolyl oligopeptidase family serine peptidase, with amino-acid sequence MVRTLALVCCGVWCLQAPVAGQEPAKVFGLEQTKAFGPVRVTEPWESIVVTEAVPNSDIPAEITLLETVDGLFTPIGIRRPKGRGPFPIVLFFTGNGGSGLAHVRDYINNRAYTMERFLKEGYAVGFLNYRAESWFTYTVAPPLRLGRQQANQATNRPVLEYDDLMTIVEYVKRLPYVDPNRVGLVGNSHGGGMILRAAAEGIGARAAIVSEPDASEFLQMKEAVFAADNPIYRTVESVAPHLDKEVAMERIRRITLPILLMNRDQDELQGLFETVYVWMKEAGKTITRVSFDHPVHGYIIRVPRDETGVYRPDRIQLEAIQMALDFFKAQMPSEHSTR; translated from the coding sequence ATGGTGCGGACGCTTGCGCTCGTCTGCTGCGGCGTGTGGTGTCTCCAGGCGCCGGTTGCAGGGCAGGAACCCGCGAAGGTCTTCGGCCTGGAACAGACGAAGGCCTTCGGCCCGGTGCGCGTCACCGAGCCGTGGGAATCGATCGTGGTCACCGAGGCGGTGCCCAACTCGGACATCCCCGCCGAGATCACGCTGCTCGAGACCGTCGACGGCCTCTTCACGCCGATCGGCATCCGCCGCCCCAAGGGGCGCGGGCCGTTTCCCATCGTGCTGTTCTTCACGGGCAACGGCGGCTCCGGCCTCGCCCACGTCCGCGACTACATCAACAACCGCGCGTACACCATGGAGCGCTTCCTCAAGGAGGGCTACGCGGTCGGCTTCCTGAACTACCGCGCGGAAAGCTGGTTCACCTACACCGTTGCGCCGCCGCTCAGGCTCGGCAGGCAGCAGGCGAACCAGGCGACCAACCGGCCGGTGCTCGAGTACGACGACCTGATGACGATCGTCGAGTACGTGAAGCGGCTGCCCTACGTGGACCCGAACCGCGTGGGGCTGGTCGGCAACAGCCACGGCGGCGGGATGATCCTGCGGGCCGCGGCGGAAGGGATCGGCGCGCGGGCCGCGATCGTGTCCGAGCCCGACGCGAGCGAGTTCCTGCAGATGAAGGAGGCGGTGTTCGCCGCCGACAACCCAATCTACCGCACGGTCGAATCGGTCGCGCCGCACCTCGACAAGGAGGTGGCCATGGAGCGCATCCGCCGGATCACGCTGCCGATCCTGCTGATGAACCGCGACCAGGACGAGCTGCAGGGGCTCTTCGAGACCGTGTACGTCTGGATGAAGGAAGCCGGGAAGACGATCACGCGCGTGTCGTTCGATCACCCCGTGCACGGCTACATCATCCGCGTGCCCAGGGACGAAACAGGCGTGTACCGCCCGGACCGGATTCAGCTCGAGGCCATCCAGATGGCCCTCGATTTCTTCAAGGCACAGATGCCGTCCGAACACTCAACGAGGTGA